In a single window of the Pseudomonadota bacterium genome:
- a CDS encoding DUF3365 domain-containing protein — protein sequence MIDHQKKNKRRPGLGIYLNFGLAVVFAGAATYLVNVIHTQEQQQALFEAETKAKILLDRNLATHAYFSHTLKPKVFALTEPVRSDSYFDPSWMSSTHAVREIDKHFKALNDEGYYYKECAINARSPENEADAFEKAFIEELNGDPELKYRSLIRNLDGAFYYVTLRRGEVMEESCLRCHSTPDKAPKHLVGLYGPERSFNRRANEVVSAISIRVPLSDAYAKADRFSRYLSKIFISTLLLLFAVQYVVYRFVILGPITRLKNKALEISENDGLLGEEIPLPITREFGEMASAFNTMSHKLRNQFDHLEEKVEERTRELKAANRELQKALDEIKTLKGIVPICMHCKEIRDDKGYWNQLEKFISDHSEAQFSHSICDKCLEKHYPEYKEE from the coding sequence GTGATCGATCATCAGAAAAAGAATAAACGCCGCCCGGGTCTGGGAATTTATTTAAATTTCGGCCTTGCCGTTGTTTTTGCCGGCGCGGCCACCTATCTCGTCAATGTGATCCATACCCAGGAACAGCAACAGGCGCTCTTTGAGGCAGAAACCAAGGCAAAGATTCTGCTGGACCGCAACCTGGCAACCCACGCCTATTTTTCCCACACCCTCAAACCAAAAGTGTTTGCACTTACCGAACCGGTCCGCAGCGACAGCTATTTTGACCCATCCTGGATGTCTTCAACCCACGCGGTAAGAGAAATTGATAAACACTTTAAGGCGCTGAATGACGAGGGGTATTATTACAAAGAGTGCGCCATCAATGCCCGCAGCCCCGAAAACGAGGCCGACGCCTTTGAAAAAGCGTTTATCGAAGAGTTGAATGGAGATCCGGAGCTGAAATATCGATCATTGATCCGCAACCTGGATGGCGCATTTTATTATGTCACCCTGCGGCGCGGAGAGGTCATGGAGGAGAGCTGCCTCCGCTGCCACAGCACACCGGACAAGGCGCCAAAGCACCTGGTCGGTCTCTATGGCCCGGAGCGGAGTTTTAATCGCCGTGCAAATGAGGTGGTCTCCGCGATCTCTATCCGGGTGCCACTCTCAGACGCTTACGCCAAGGCAGACCGGTTTTCCAGATACCTGTCAAAGATATTCATATCCACGCTACTGCTTCTCTTTGCCGTTCAGTATGTGGTCTACCGGTTTGTAATCCTGGGACCGATAACCAGATTAAAAAACAAGGCCCTGGAGATCAGCGAAAACGATGGGCTTCTCGGCGAAGAAATCCCCCTGCCGATCACCCGTGAATTTGGAGAAATGGCTTCCGCTTTCAATACCATGTCACACAAACTGCGAAACCAGTTTGATCATCTGGAAGAGAAGGTGGAAGAGCGCACCAGAGAATTAAAGGCCGCAAACCGGGAACTCCAGAAAGCGCTTGACGAGATCAAAACACTGAAAGGCATTGTGCCGATCTGCATGCACTGCAAGGAAATCCGGGACGACAAAGGCTACTGGAACCAGCTTGAAAAATTCATCTCAGACCATTCCGAGGCCCAGTTCAGCCACAGCATCTGCGATAAATGCCTGGAGAAGCATTACCCGGAGTATAAAGAAGAATGA
- a CDS encoding alpha-2-macroglobulin family protein has translation MLKKILGFPGRVLGFLFGRLTWTPPLWLSSIIQVSKKSPKASWASVTMLVAFFIGYQYYLSLPKPILIDASIAPPGLTPNVENPVPDNLSIVFNYDYRSLKPGRRRPEGPPSVARIDLIDKPVNQGIKMSPAIPGEWKWQGDRRLVFKPQRDWPAGVAYKIDLEKSIFTEETRLKTGSCSFTTQPFKVAISELQFYQEPQTPSVRKIVTTLSFTHPVDKESLLGKLSLTMRPSGSTMNVMARKYDYTVDFDKNQREAYVHSVPVQLPREANYMRLEIDDGVKPAIGGNGSEEKLGKEVLIPSIFSFLKITDTSTRIVPNEKQEPEQLLLLGFTDFIAEEELLSKLSVYLLPERNPGRNSKSWSSPREVTPAVLADSEKVAVTLIPNEQDSAREYSFRYDAPEGRSLYVRIDEGLRSVNNFIQESFYDNVLAIPRYPKEVRIVGEGSILTNSGDHKLSLLARGHKHLKISIGRVLPGQIAHLVSQTSGDINDPYFRNYAFDKENLAEFHEEILALKPAHPKEANYSAVDLSRYLTNGSGAFGLFFMEIKGWDKKTDREVHGRTDKRLILITDLGLLIKNNSDTSHDVFVQSMKTGKPVNNAIVELLGLNGLPLYTAVTGNDGHVRFAGTRDFHREKEPSVYVVKTGNDISFIPFNRSSRQINYSGFDVGGNNPDGISANRLSAYAFTDRGIYRPGEEIKAGVIVKREDLANIDTIPLELVVTNPRNNDAKVEKIQLPEKGFIDFSYATDPTTETGAYRLAVYLVRDNGYRGEMIGSAGFRVEEFQPDTLKMESRLIGAEQKGWFTGEMIQARIKLANLFGTPAQDRKISGQISVAPTGFRFKEYKDYTFHDPFSDRKDKPLTITETLEDTRTDAEGRASFEIPLDRFDKGTYVLNFSVEGFEPDGGRSVSARNSAMLSPLPYLVGYKSDGTLDYINKGTDRTIELIAVDPRLERLDKEGLATRLVEIQHVSTLVKQKNGTYQYQTVTREKEIITGAIDITREGTTKYLVPTAVPGDFALEIYGESGLRLSRIKFTIVGHANLTGNLEKNAELQLKLNKADYRPGEIIELNITAPYTGSGLITIESDRVHAHKWFSTDTASSMQTIQVPADLEGNAYLNVAFIRSPDSREIFMSPLSYAVAPFTIDRSKRQVAVDLKVPDQVEPGRKMEISYQTSRPSRIVVFAVDEGILQVAHYKTPAPLDHFLRKRALGVTTLQILDLILPDFNLVQAVSASGGGERAKMALAKNLNPFARMVDTPAVFWSGILDADASERVVSFTVPDSFAGTLRVMAVAVSEDAMGVNESATLVRGPFVISPNVLTQAAPGDIFETTVGIANLVENSGPTARVDIEIIPSEHLEIVGESRTSLVIGEGDEGKTTFKVRVREKLGAASLAFVAELGDRVGRRTSGLSVRPAMPYDTSFSSGFTDSGKVKVEIPRQIFPELAEQRVAASASPLVLVDGLSSYLKNFPHGCTEQVVSQVFPLVGLMTHPGFEPQSKAVRDSFTVLIGKLRQRQLADGGFSFWPGGRNTAAYPSIYVMHFLLEAQDLGYPVPSDMMQRGKDFLNAYAGRDCNSLAEARVRANAIYLLTRLGTVSTNYLVHLQTYLERAHNKYWKEDLTAVYMAATYQLLQKREAAEELISHYRMGSKTDLQNGDFHSILTRDAQYVYLLANHFESLTSKLAGEDLLRFVEPVFHGEYNTIAAAYSILALGAYSKRLGMDFTELIDFTAVAGTDGSVSQLPSDPSPFPNSRFATDVSRIEITSPEAVYYIVSQAGFDRRFPEKEVREGLEIMREYLNDGGEEITSFEQGKEITVRLRIRALDGKSVSNVAVIDLLPGGFEVLRDSVPRTAYNWLADYVDVREDRVVYYGSFDTSVKELNYRVKLTSAGEFAIPPAFAGSMYDRGVRAVSRAGEFTVTSSK, from the coding sequence ATGCTGAAAAAAATTCTGGGCTTCCCGGGACGTGTTCTTGGCTTTCTCTTTGGACGACTCACCTGGACTCCGCCGCTCTGGCTCAGTTCCATAATTCAAGTCAGCAAAAAAAGCCCCAAGGCATCATGGGCCAGCGTGACCATGCTTGTCGCCTTCTTTATCGGCTATCAATACTACTTGAGTTTGCCGAAGCCTATTCTGATTGATGCATCAATTGCCCCTCCCGGACTTACTCCCAATGTTGAAAATCCCGTGCCCGACAACTTGTCGATTGTATTCAACTACGACTACCGGAGTCTGAAACCCGGCCGGCGACGGCCCGAAGGGCCTCCTTCCGTGGCCCGTATAGATTTGATCGACAAACCCGTAAACCAGGGGATCAAGATGAGCCCCGCCATTCCCGGGGAATGGAAATGGCAGGGCGACCGACGTCTGGTTTTCAAACCTCAACGAGACTGGCCGGCCGGGGTTGCATACAAGATCGATCTTGAAAAATCCATATTTACCGAAGAAACCCGCCTGAAAACCGGATCCTGTTCCTTCACCACCCAGCCTTTCAAGGTTGCCATCAGCGAACTGCAATTTTATCAGGAACCCCAGACCCCCTCGGTCAGAAAAATCGTCACCACCCTTTCCTTCACCCATCCGGTTGACAAGGAAAGCCTCCTGGGAAAACTGTCTCTGACCATGCGACCCTCCGGTTCGACGATGAATGTAATGGCCCGGAAATATGACTACACCGTTGATTTTGATAAAAACCAACGGGAGGCGTATGTTCACTCCGTTCCGGTGCAACTGCCCCGGGAAGCCAACTATATGCGTCTGGAAATTGACGATGGAGTCAAACCGGCCATCGGCGGCAATGGTTCGGAGGAAAAGCTGGGCAAGGAGGTGTTGATTCCCAGTATTTTCAGTTTTCTTAAAATAACCGACACCTCGACCAGAATTGTCCCCAACGAAAAACAGGAACCCGAACAGCTGCTGCTGCTCGGTTTCACCGACTTCATCGCGGAAGAGGAGTTGTTGTCCAAACTATCGGTTTATCTGCTCCCCGAGCGCAATCCCGGACGTAATTCCAAGTCCTGGAGCAGCCCCCGTGAAGTGACCCCGGCAGTACTGGCCGATTCTGAAAAAGTGGCCGTAACCCTGATCCCCAACGAGCAGGATTCCGCCAGAGAATACAGTTTCCGCTATGACGCGCCGGAAGGGCGCTCTCTCTATGTCCGGATCGATGAGGGGCTCAGATCGGTCAATAATTTCATCCAGGAATCCTTCTATGACAATGTTCTTGCCATCCCCCGTTATCCGAAAGAGGTCAGGATTGTCGGAGAAGGCTCAATCCTGACCAATTCCGGTGACCACAAATTGAGTCTCCTGGCCAGAGGGCACAAGCATCTCAAGATATCGATCGGCAGGGTCCTGCCCGGGCAGATTGCGCATCTGGTCAGCCAGACCAGCGGCGACATCAATGACCCCTATTTCAGAAATTATGCCTTTGACAAAGAGAACCTCGCTGAATTCCACGAAGAGATTCTCGCCCTCAAACCCGCCCACCCCAAAGAGGCAAACTACTCAGCGGTGGATCTCTCCCGCTATCTCACCAACGGTTCCGGAGCGTTCGGGCTGTTCTTCATGGAGATCAAGGGCTGGGACAAGAAGACAGACCGGGAGGTCCACGGCAGGACCGACAAGAGATTGATCCTCATTACCGATCTGGGACTCTTGATAAAAAACAATTCCGATACCTCCCATGATGTTTTTGTGCAGTCGATGAAAACCGGCAAACCGGTGAATAACGCCATCGTCGAACTTCTCGGCCTGAACGGTCTGCCCCTGTATACGGCGGTCACCGGAAATGACGGCCATGTCCGCTTTGCCGGGACCAGGGATTTTCATCGGGAAAAAGAACCGAGTGTCTATGTGGTGAAGACCGGCAATGATATTTCCTTTATTCCCTTCAACCGCTCATCCCGCCAGATCAACTATTCCGGTTTTGACGTGGGCGGCAACAACCCGGACGGAATAAGCGCCAATCGGCTGTCGGCCTATGCCTTTACCGACCGGGGCATCTACCGGCCGGGTGAAGAGATCAAGGCAGGCGTGATCGTCAAAAGGGAAGATCTGGCCAATATTGACACCATCCCGCTGGAGCTGGTCGTGACTAACCCGCGCAACAACGATGCGAAAGTCGAGAAAATACAGCTTCCCGAAAAGGGGTTCATTGATTTTTCCTATGCCACCGATCCGACGACCGAAACCGGGGCCTATCGGCTGGCCGTCTATCTCGTCAGAGACAACGGGTACCGCGGTGAAATGATCGGCAGCGCCGGGTTCCGGGTGGAAGAATTTCAACCGGACACCCTGAAAATGGAAAGCCGACTGATCGGCGCCGAGCAAAAAGGGTGGTTTACCGGCGAGATGATCCAGGCACGGATCAAACTTGCCAACCTGTTCGGGACCCCGGCCCAGGACCGGAAGATATCCGGGCAGATCAGTGTGGCCCCGACCGGCTTCAGATTTAAGGAATATAAGGATTACACCTTCCACGACCCTTTCAGTGACCGGAAAGACAAGCCGCTGACCATCACCGAGACTCTTGAAGACACCCGAACCGATGCAGAGGGGCGGGCATCTTTCGAGATCCCCCTGGACCGTTTCGATAAAGGGACCTATGTCCTGAACTTCAGCGTGGAAGGGTTCGAGCCGGACGGCGGCAGGAGCGTGTCCGCCCGCAACAGCGCCATGCTCTCCCCTCTGCCCTATCTGGTGGGCTACAAGAGTGACGGCACATTGGACTATATCAACAAAGGCACGGATCGCACAATCGAACTGATTGCCGTGGATCCCCGGCTGGAGCGGCTGGACAAAGAAGGGCTCGCCACCCGCCTGGTTGAAATCCAGCATGTCTCGACCCTGGTCAAACAGAAAAACGGCACCTATCAGTACCAGACCGTGACCCGGGAAAAGGAAATCATCACCGGCGCCATTGATATTACCCGGGAGGGGACGACCAAATACCTCGTCCCCACCGCCGTTCCCGGCGATTTCGCATTGGAAATCTATGGGGAATCGGGCCTGCGTCTCAGCAGAATCAAATTCACCATCGTCGGCCACGCCAACCTGACGGGAAACCTGGAAAAGAACGCGGAGTTGCAGCTCAAGCTGAACAAGGCTGATTACCGGCCCGGCGAGATCATCGAGCTGAACATCACCGCGCCTTACACCGGGTCCGGTCTGATCACCATCGAAAGCGACCGGGTCCATGCCCATAAATGGTTCTCGACCGATACCGCGAGTTCCATGCAGACTATCCAGGTTCCTGCCGATCTCGAAGGGAACGCGTACCTGAACGTGGCCTTCATCAGAAGCCCGGATTCGCGGGAGATTTTCATGAGCCCGTTGAGTTATGCAGTCGCGCCGTTCACCATCGACAGAAGCAAGCGGCAGGTGGCAGTGGACCTCAAAGTCCCCGACCAGGTCGAGCCGGGCCGGAAAATGGAAATCTCCTATCAGACCTCGCGCCCTTCCCGCATCGTGGTTTTCGCGGTGGATGAAGGGATCCTGCAGGTTGCCCATTATAAGACCCCCGCCCCCCTCGACCATTTTCTCCGGAAAAGAGCGCTGGGCGTCACGACCTTGCAGATACTCGATCTGATCCTGCCGGACTTCAACCTGGTCCAGGCCGTCTCGGCCAGCGGCGGTGGCGAGAGAGCAAAGATGGCCCTCGCCAAAAATCTGAATCCGTTTGCCCGGATGGTCGACACCCCGGCGGTATTCTGGTCCGGAATTCTTGACGCCGATGCCTCGGAGAGGGTCGTGTCGTTTACGGTTCCGGATTCTTTTGCCGGAACATTGCGGGTCATGGCCGTGGCGGTCAGCGAAGACGCCATGGGAGTTAATGAGTCGGCAACTCTGGTTCGCGGCCCGTTTGTGATTTCGCCCAACGTGCTCACCCAGGCCGCACCGGGAGATATTTTCGAAACCACGGTCGGTATCGCCAATCTTGTGGAAAACTCGGGGCCGACGGCAAGAGTCGATATCGAAATCATCCCCTCCGAGCACCTGGAGATAGTCGGTGAAAGCAGGACCTCGCTTGTGATCGGCGAAGGCGATGAGGGCAAGACCACATTCAAGGTCAGGGTCAGGGAAAAGCTCGGCGCGGCCTCGCTCGCTTTCGTTGCCGAACTCGGTGACCGGGTGGGCCGGCGGACCAGCGGTCTCAGTGTCCGCCCGGCGATGCCTTATGACACCAGCTTTTCCAGCGGCTTTACCGACAGCGGCAAAGTGAAGGTTGAAATTCCGCGACAAATATTCCCCGAACTTGCCGAACAGCGGGTCGCGGCATCCGCCAGTCCGCTGGTTCTGGTCGACGGCCTCTCCTCGTATCTGAAAAACTTCCCGCACGGGTGTACGGAACAGGTGGTCAGCCAGGTCTTTCCGCTGGTCGGTCTGATGACCCATCCCGGTTTCGAACCGCAAAGCAAGGCGGTGCGCGACAGCTTTACCGTGCTGATCGGTAAACTGCGGCAGCGGCAGCTGGCCGACGGCGGCTTCTCATTCTGGCCCGGAGGCCGCAATACCGCGGCATACCCCAGTATTTACGTGATGCACTTTCTCCTGGAGGCGCAAGATCTGGGCTATCCCGTGCCTTCCGATATGATGCAGCGGGGCAAGGATTTCCTGAACGCCTATGCGGGCCGGGATTGCAACAGCCTCGCCGAGGCCAGGGTCCGCGCCAATGCCATCTACCTGCTGACCCGCCTCGGCACCGTCAGCACCAATTATCTGGTCCATCTCCAGACCTATCTCGAGCGCGCGCATAATAAATACTGGAAGGAAGATCTGACTGCGGTATACATGGCCGCCACCTACCAGCTGCTCCAGAAAAGAGAGGCAGCGGAAGAGCTGATCAGTCATTACCGGATGGGCTCCAAAACGGATCTGCAGAACGGGGACTTTCATTCCATTCTCACCCGAGATGCCCAATATGTCTATCTGCTGGCCAATCACTTCGAGTCTTTAACAAGCAAGCTGGCCGGCGAAGATCTGTTGCGCTTTGTCGAACCCGTCTTCCATGGCGAATACAATACCATCGCCGCCGCCTACAGTATTCTGGCCCTGGGCGCCTACAGCAAAAGGCTGGGCATGGACTTCACCGAGCTGATAGATTTTACCGCAGTCGCAGGAACCGATGGCAGTGTAAGCCAATTGCCGAGCGATCCGTCCCCGTTTCCGAACAGCAGATTTGCAACCGACGTGAGCAGGATTGAGATCACCTCCCCGGAAGCCGTTTACTATATCGTCTCGCAGGCCGGTTTCGACCGCCGGTTTCCGGAAAAAGAAGTCCGGGAAGGACTTGAGATCATGCGGGAATATCTGAACGATGGCGGGGAAGAGATCACCAGCTTCGAACAGGGAAAAGAGATTACCGTCAGACTGAGGATTCGCGCCCTTGACGGGAAGAGCGTCAGCAATGTCGCGGTCATCGACCTGCTGCCCGGCGGGTTTGAAGTTCTGCGGGATTCCGTGCCCCGGACCGCCTATAACTGGCTGGCCGATTACGTCGACGTCCGGGAAGACCGGGTGGTATATTACGGCAGCTTCGATACCTCGGTAAAAGAGCTGAACTACCGGGTCAAGCTCACTTCCGCCGGGGAATTCGCAATCCCGCCGGCCTTTGCCGGATCAATGTATGACCGGGGCGTGCGTGCTGTCTCCAGGGCAGGGGAATTTACAGTGACCAGCTCGAAATGA
- a CDS encoding lipocalin family protein, whose product MRVVCVFILLMVSLLTACIPMKDTSIEPLQTVEKVDLERYLGEWYEIARYPNRFQQDCPASKATYSLLPSGKIEVLNECYDHDYQHVLRSVKGKARIVDQSTNARLKVTFFWPFSGDYWIIDLGDNYEYAVVGHPDRKYLWILSRTPEMSEDLYGKISEGLISQGYDPARLVRR is encoded by the coding sequence ATGCGCGTGGTATGTGTTTTTATTTTATTAATGGTCTCACTCCTGACAGCGTGTATTCCCATGAAAGATACTTCCATTGAACCCCTGCAGACTGTTGAAAAGGTTGATCTGGAACGATACCTCGGTGAATGGTATGAAATAGCCCGCTATCCCAACCGCTTTCAGCAAGATTGCCCGGCCAGCAAGGCCACCTATTCGCTGCTGCCATCCGGAAAGATCGAAGTGCTCAATGAGTGTTATGATCATGATTATCAGCATGTTCTGCGTTCGGTCAAAGGCAAGGCGCGGATTGTTGACCAGAGTACCAATGCCCGGCTTAAGGTCACCTTCTTCTGGCCGTTTTCCGGAGACTACTGGATCATTGATCTGGGCGACAATTATGAATATGCGGTGGTCGGTCATCCCGACCGTAAGTATTTGTGGATTCTTTCCCGCACTCCGGAAATGTCGGAGGACCTGTATGGAAAGATCAGCGAAGGGCTGATAAGTCAGGGATATGATCCCGCCCGTCTTGTTCGGAGATAA
- a CDS encoding alpha/beta hydrolase encodes MKGFYASMILVLALLTGCMKQIPYEPSQIENFFARSENIQLEFTTDKGRQVAFYVPPIKNPDVPPERIALLYPGIESVALGWMRFIEMEKSERTGYLLIDYPGRGLSEGTMRPEENYLNSEGALLALAKHFGLKQLEAEYSLMGHSFGTGAALQFAARHPVRKIVLVAPFTTLRKAVAVKSWILSILMPAQIDNRKLIQHILSSDSPPEIIILHGAEDTSLPVTMGRELAAIDPERIVYHEFPEDDHVTILTSQRDLIFSGLNGSE; translated from the coding sequence ATGAAGGGGTTTTATGCAAGTATGATTCTGGTTCTTGCGCTGTTGACTGGCTGTATGAAGCAGATCCCGTATGAACCTTCACAGATCGAAAATTTTTTTGCCCGATCGGAAAATATTCAGCTTGAATTTACTACCGATAAGGGACGACAGGTCGCATTTTACGTGCCGCCTATTAAAAATCCGGATGTTCCCCCTGAGCGAATCGCTCTCCTCTACCCCGGGATCGAATCCGTTGCCCTGGGGTGGATGCGCTTCATCGAGATGGAGAAGAGTGAACGCACGGGATATCTGCTGATAGATTATCCGGGCCGCGGGCTTTCCGAGGGGACGATGCGTCCCGAAGAGAATTATCTCAATAGCGAGGGGGCGCTCCTGGCGCTGGCAAAGCATTTCGGCTTAAAGCAGCTGGAAGCCGAATACAGTCTCATGGGCCACTCTTTCGGGACCGGGGCCGCTCTGCAGTTCGCAGCCCGCCATCCGGTTCGGAAGATTGTTCTGGTGGCCCCTTTTACTACCCTGCGAAAGGCGGTAGCCGTCAAGTCATGGATCCTTTCAATACTGATGCCTGCACAGATCGATAACAGAAAACTCATTCAGCATATTCTCAGTTCAGACTCTCCACCGGAAATCATCATTTTACATGGCGCAGAGGATACGTCTTTACCTGTTACAATGGGGCGGGAACTCGCCGCAATTGATCCCGAAAGGATTGTGTATCATGAATTCCCGGAAGATGATCATGTGACCATTCTGACCAGTCAAAGAGATCTGATATTCAGCGGGTTAAATGGCAGCGAATAA
- a CDS encoding alpha/beta hydrolase — protein sequence MMTSRYLLIATLLLALISGGCTSLEVPIPVLEYGKMDAVDHQNLLILLRGRGGSHQDFEKQGIIEEVRKRGIPFDVVVPDAHFGYYKAEILEERLKEDIIDPARAKGYRNIWLAGFSMGGVGSLFHIRRYKNDVEGVILISPFLGWNHILSEIKEAGGLTDWTVPSDRENDWQYLIWSWIKEYETERERYPEIYLGFGEDDLMTGSGPELFSHSLKEGNYFSIPGNHNYKTFKEIWQQHMIRLEEKLKTLE from the coding sequence ATGATGACCAGTAGATACCTGCTCATAGCAACCTTGCTTCTGGCCCTTATTTCAGGCGGCTGTACCTCCCTTGAGGTCCCGATTCCGGTTCTTGAGTATGGCAAAATGGATGCTGTAGATCATCAGAACCTCCTGATACTTTTAAGGGGGCGAGGCGGCAGCCACCAGGATTTCGAAAAACAGGGAATTATCGAGGAAGTCAGAAAAAGAGGGATCCCTTTTGATGTTGTGGTTCCGGATGCCCATTTCGGCTATTACAAAGCAGAAATCCTGGAGGAAAGATTAAAAGAAGACATTATCGACCCGGCCAGAGCAAAAGGATACCGAAATATCTGGCTGGCAGGTTTCTCAATGGGAGGAGTTGGCAGCCTTTTTCATATCCGCCGGTACAAAAATGATGTGGAAGGTGTAATCCTGATAAGCCCTTTTCTGGGTTGGAATCACATTCTTTCGGAGATCAAAGAAGCCGGTGGATTGACCGACTGGACCGTCCCTTCAGACCGTGAAAATGACTGGCAATATCTCATATGGAGCTGGATAAAAGAATATGAGACTGAAAGAGAAAGATACCCTGAGATCTATCTCGGTTTCGGTGAAGATGATTTGATGACAGGCAGTGGCCCCGAACTCTTTTCCCATAGCCTAAAGGAGGGGAATTATTTTTCTATCCCCGGAAATCACAATTACAAAACATTCAAAGAGATATGGCAACAGCATATGATAAGACTTGAAGAGAAACTCAAGACTTTGGAATAA
- a CDS encoding sodium:alanine symporter family protein, producing the protein MDTITNIFHHLNSIVWGYPMLILIVGVGAFLMAGLAFMPIRKLAYGFRMLFKGREETGEEGEISPFNALMTALSATIGTGNIAGVATAVSVGGPGAIFWMWITAIVGLATKYAEAVCAVKFREVDANGDHVGGPMYFIRNGLGEKWAWLGFLFALFGSIAAFGIGNMVQSNSIADALQSSYNIPKMATGVVLAVLVGAVILGGIKRIASVAGKLVPFMAILYTLGGLIIIVMNIGQIPAAFGEIFSQAFTGTAAAGGFLGMVIKGVARGVFSNEAGLGSAPIAHAAAKTTDPVRQGSIAMLGTFIDTIIVCSITGLVIVISGLWTNGTSGAALTSKAFEMGLPHLGSHGVSLGITLFAFTTMLGWAFYGEKCLEYLFGTRVIKPYRVLWVIAVFTGTVLKLNFVWLLADTLNALMAIPNLIGLLLLSPIVFKITKEYKFNNSR; encoded by the coding sequence GTGGATACAATCACCAATATTTTTCATCACCTCAATAGCATAGTCTGGGGATACCCGATGCTGATCCTGATCGTCGGAGTCGGTGCTTTCCTGATGGCGGGGCTCGCCTTCATGCCGATCCGGAAACTGGCCTACGGTTTCAGAATGCTCTTTAAAGGACGGGAGGAAACCGGAGAAGAGGGAGAGATCAGCCCCTTTAACGCCCTGATGACCGCCCTTTCCGCCACCATCGGCACCGGAAATATTGCCGGTGTTGCCACGGCTGTTTCGGTGGGTGGTCCCGGGGCGATCTTCTGGATGTGGATCACGGCAATTGTCGGCCTTGCCACCAAGTATGCCGAAGCGGTCTGCGCGGTGAAATTTCGTGAAGTTGACGCCAACGGCGATCACGTCGGCGGCCCGATGTATTTTATCAGGAACGGGCTTGGCGAAAAATGGGCCTGGCTCGGCTTTCTTTTCGCCCTGTTCGGTTCAATCGCCGCCTTCGGGATCGGCAACATGGTCCAGTCCAACTCCATCGCCGATGCCCTGCAGAGCAGCTATAATATTCCGAAAATGGCTACCGGGGTGGTCCTCGCGGTTCTCGTCGGCGCGGTCATCCTAGGCGGAATTAAACGTATTGCCAGCGTCGCCGGCAAGCTGGTCCCCTTCATGGCCATTCTTTATACGCTCGGCGGCCTGATCATTATCGTCATGAATATCGGCCAGATTCCGGCTGCCTTCGGCGAGATCTTCTCCCAGGCCTTCACCGGTACCGCTGCTGCCGGAGGTTTTCTCGGCATGGTCATCAAGGGTGTCGCCCGGGGGGTTTTCTCCAATGAAGCAGGGCTCGGCAGCGCACCGATCGCCCATGCCGCAGCAAAGACCACCGATCCGGTGCGCCAGGGATCAATCGCCATGCTGGGCACCTTCATCGACACCATCATCGTCTGTTCCATTACCGGCCTCGTCATCGTGATCAGTGGCCTCTGGACCAACGGAACCAGTGGCGCGGCCCTCACCTCCAAAGCCTTTGAAATGGGTTTGCCTCATCTCGGCAGTCACGGGGTTTCTTTGGGCATCACCCTCTTTGCCTTCACCACCATGCTGGGCTGGGCCTTTTACGGAGAGAAATGCCTGGAGTATCTTTTCGGCACCAGAGTCATCAAGCCATACCGGGTTCTGTGGGTCATTGCGGTATTCACCGGGACCGTCCTGAAACTCAATTTTGTCTGGCTCCTGGCCGACACCCTGAATGCTTTAATGGCCATCCCCAACCTGATCGGCCTCCTGTTACTGAGCCCGATAGTCTTCAAAATCACAAAAGAGTATAAATTCAATAATTCTAGATAG